From the Halalkalicoccus sp. CGA53 genome, one window contains:
- a CDS encoding HVO_2753 family zinc finger protein has protein sequence MSDAEPRRQRTRTCVSCGINVSGTNAATFDCPECGHEIHRCPKCRKQSNLYQCPDCGFTGP, from the coding sequence ATGAGTGACGCAGAACCCCGCCGACAGCGCACGCGGACGTGCGTCTCGTGTGGGATCAACGTCTCCGGGACGAACGCCGCGACGTTCGACTGTCCCGAGTGCGGCCACGAGATCCACCGCTGTCCGAAGTGCAGGAAGCAGAGCAACCTCTATCAGTGTCCCGACTGCGGGTTCACGGGGCCGTAA
- a CDS encoding DUF655 domain-containing protein: MSDADTEGTAEAIVLDLLPHGRADDDRPRYQKSPLAFALGTAEFRLYEFALADDADISIADWVSIDPPEEGIERFSEVGYDELSGGARSELEYVVSDLLDEEESRFVEFYNEAGPITLRLHQLDLLPGIGEKLRNAILDERKRTPFSTFEEIHERVSGLHDPREVIEERIMEEIREEEVKYRLFARRG; the protein is encoded by the coding sequence ATGAGTGACGCCGACACCGAGGGGACGGCGGAGGCGATCGTCCTCGATCTCCTCCCCCACGGCCGGGCCGACGACGACCGCCCCCGGTACCAGAAGTCGCCGCTGGCGTTCGCGCTCGGGACCGCCGAGTTCCGCCTCTACGAGTTCGCCCTCGCCGACGACGCCGACATCTCCATCGCCGACTGGGTGAGCATCGACCCGCCCGAGGAGGGGATAGAGCGCTTCTCGGAGGTCGGCTACGACGAGCTGAGCGGGGGGGCTCGCTCGGAGCTGGAGTACGTCGTCTCGGACCTGCTCGACGAGGAGGAGTCGCGGTTCGTCGAGTTCTACAACGAGGCGGGTCCGATCACGCTCCGACTCCACCAGCTCGACCTGCTCCCCGGGATCGGCGAGAAGCTCCGAAACGCGATCCTCGACGAGCGAAAGCGGACGCCGTTCTCGACCTTCGAGGAGATCCACGAGCGGGTCTCCGGACTCCACGATCCGAGAGAGGTGATCGAGGAGCGGATCATGGAGGAGATCAGGGAAGAGGAGGTGAAGTACCGGCTGTTCGCCCGGCGGGGATAG
- a CDS encoding YihY/virulence factor BrkB family protein translates to MDGRRPLDIARDVLEVIREHNVTFMAGSIAHAAFLSLLPLLLLLLIIAGAVGNEYLTERIVALSREYLSPAGENLVYEALTDASERAGASVIGVASLLWGMLRIFRGISTAFDELYGADESGFVGRVLDGLVVFLAIALATVGAGFAGALLAVGDHPVLQLMNPLVLVVGLMIAFFPIYYVFPEREVTPREVLPGTVVAAVGWVVLEVVFGLYVDVANTVSADGALGAVILLLVWLYGSAFVLLLGAVVNIVLAGHHREDADADGSTDATDTARAATG, encoded by the coding sequence ATGGACGGCCGTCGCCCGCTCGACATCGCCCGCGATGTCCTCGAGGTGATCCGCGAACACAACGTCACATTCATGGCAGGGAGCATCGCGCACGCGGCGTTCCTCTCGCTGTTGCCGCTGCTGTTGCTCCTGCTCATCATCGCCGGGGCCGTCGGAAACGAGTACCTCACCGAGCGCATCGTCGCGCTCTCCCGGGAGTACCTCAGCCCCGCGGGTGAGAACCTCGTCTACGAGGCGCTGACCGACGCCTCGGAACGTGCCGGCGCGTCGGTCATCGGGGTGGCGTCACTGCTGTGGGGGATGCTTCGGATCTTCCGGGGCATCAGCACCGCCTTCGACGAGCTCTACGGCGCCGACGAGAGCGGCTTCGTCGGACGGGTCCTCGACGGACTGGTCGTCTTCCTCGCCATCGCCCTCGCGACCGTCGGGGCGGGGTTCGCCGGAGCCCTGCTCGCTGTCGGCGATCACCCGGTTCTACAGCTGATGAACCCGCTCGTCCTCGTGGTCGGGCTGATGATCGCGTTCTTCCCCATATACTACGTCTTTCCCGAGCGCGAGGTCACCCCACGCGAGGTGCTCCCCGGGACGGTCGTCGCGGCGGTCGGCTGGGTCGTCCTCGAGGTCGTCTTCGGTCTCTACGTCGACGTCGCGAACACGGTGAGTGCGGACGGAGCGCTCGGTGCGGTGATCCTGCTGCTCGTCTGGCTCTACGGGAGCGCGTTCGTCCTGCTCCTCGGTGCGGTGGTGAACATCGTCCTCGCCGGTCACCACCGGGAAGACGCGGATGCGGACGGCTCGACCGACGCGACCGACACGGCGAGGGCGGCTACCGGGTGA
- a CDS encoding metal-dependent hydrolase encodes MVEPIGHVAMALLFAVPAWLLWGRRPAVTFAALTQVTALLPDIDLLLEEYFAHALLQHHGITHTVPFVLVVGVIFGVVAAYVLTPVLNAHRLIHSDSISRGTTFFFTTSAFWAGGLSHVFVDLLSAAPDAAIAPFWPFYTGEIVINIVAYDSTPVNVGLILVAVTIHVMLYRAERYPYRTRWSIGS; translated from the coding sequence ATGGTTGAGCCGATTGGTCACGTCGCGATGGCGCTGTTGTTCGCGGTCCCGGCGTGGCTCCTGTGGGGACGCCGACCAGCGGTCACGTTCGCCGCGCTCACCCAGGTGACTGCATTGCTTCCCGATATCGATCTCCTGTTGGAGGAGTACTTCGCGCATGCCTTACTCCAGCACCACGGCATCACTCACACCGTTCCCTTCGTGTTGGTCGTCGGTGTGATCTTCGGGGTCGTCGCCGCGTACGTTCTCACGCCAGTGTTAAACGCCCATCGGCTGATACACAGCGACTCCATCTCTCGCGGGACGACGTTTTTCTTCACAACGAGCGCGTTTTGGGCCGGCGGCCTCAGCCACGTCTTCGTAGATCTCTTATCGGCCGCTCCGGACGCGGCGATTGCACCCTTCTGGCCGTTCTACACCGGTGAGATCGTAATCAACATCGTCGCGTACGACTCGACGCCGGTGAACGTAGGACTGATTCTGGTCGCTGTGACGATCCATGTGATGCTCTACCGCGCCGAGCGATACCCCTACCGGACGCGGTGGAGCATCGGGTCATAG
- a CDS encoding elongation factor 1-beta, which yields MGTVAARIKVMPQSPEVDLDALEERLDASLPEGAKINRVDREDVAFGLIALYPTVLVPDGEGGTEAVEEGFSGVEGVESVEVNEVGRI from the coding sequence ATGGGGACCGTCGCAGCGCGCATCAAGGTGATGCCCCAGAGCCCCGAGGTCGACCTCGACGCGCTCGAGGAGCGCCTGGACGCCTCGCTGCCCGAGGGCGCGAAGATCAACCGCGTCGACCGCGAGGACGTCGCCTTCGGCCTGATCGCGCTCTACCCGACCGTGCTCGTCCCCGACGGCGAGGGCGGCACCGAGGCGGTCGAAGAGGGTTTCTCGGGCGTCGAGGGCGTCGAGAGCGTCGAAGTGAACGAAGTCGGTCGGATCTGA
- a CDS encoding tripartite tricarboxylate transporter permease, whose protein sequence is MTLDSLLGAIDALLTLDTMFWLLAGILVGILVGALPGLGPPLGMAIILPLTLPLAPADAIILLVGVYSGSMYGGSIAAVLINTPGVSSSAATMFDGYPMSKQGRAATALSISATASAIAGLFTITALILFSPALIRMVLAVGTPERFLVAILGLAMITVVTRGSVAKGLLAGAAGLLVTTVGVAPMSLDRRYAETLYLYDGIDFVAVLIGLFAIAEMMKLAGQEGGIAEGDVEINREGIMDGVVSTLKHPVTVVKSGMIGMIVGAIPGAGATVSNFVAYSEAVRVSKDPETFGKGNEVGVIASEASNNGTVAGSLVPAISFGIPGSSSTAVLIGGLLMHGLRPGPAMFDADGELMLTYTMLLALLVGNVVILLFGLSAVTRLGYLTKIDTDYIIPMVVVLSFLGTYALRVNPIDIATIIVFGVIGFYMVRYNYSVIAFVLGVVLGDIAEQNLYTALQISDGSFMIFVNPLAYGRWLSPILVLVIAALLFGPFVKRTLDRGD, encoded by the coding sequence GTGACCCTCGACTCGCTGCTCGGCGCGATCGACGCGCTGTTGACGCTCGATACGATGTTCTGGCTGCTCGCCGGCATCCTGGTGGGTATCCTCGTCGGCGCCCTGCCGGGACTCGGCCCGCCGCTCGGAATGGCGATCATCCTGCCGCTGACACTGCCGCTCGCACCTGCGGACGCGATCATCCTCCTCGTGGGGGTCTACAGCGGCTCGATGTACGGCGGCTCGATCGCCGCGGTGCTGATCAACACGCCGGGGGTCTCCTCGTCGGCGGCGACGATGTTCGACGGCTACCCGATGTCGAAACAGGGCCGGGCAGCGACGGCGCTGTCGATCTCGGCGACCGCCTCCGCCATCGCGGGGCTGTTTACGATCACCGCGCTGATCCTCTTCTCGCCCGCACTCATCCGGATGGTGCTCGCCGTCGGCACCCCCGAGCGCTTCCTCGTCGCGATCCTCGGGCTGGCGATGATCACCGTCGTCACGCGAGGGTCGGTCGCGAAGGGGCTGCTCGCGGGCGCGGCGGGGCTGCTGGTGACGACCGTCGGGGTCGCACCGATGTCGCTCGATCGCCGGTACGCGGAGACGCTCTACCTCTACGACGGCATCGACTTCGTCGCGGTGTTGATCGGGCTGTTCGCCATCGCGGAGATGATGAAGCTCGCGGGTCAGGAGGGCGGCATCGCGGAGGGCGACGTCGAGATCAACCGGGAGGGGATCATGGACGGCGTCGTCTCGACGCTCAAACACCCGGTCACGGTGGTCAAATCCGGCATGATCGGGATGATCGTCGGGGCGATCCCCGGCGCGGGTGCGACGGTCTCGAACTTCGTCGCCTACTCCGAGGCGGTCCGCGTCTCGAAGGATCCCGAGACGTTCGGGAAAGGCAACGAGGTCGGCGTGATCGCGAGCGAGGCCTCGAACAACGGGACCGTCGCGGGTTCGCTCGTCCCGGCGATCTCGTTCGGTATCCCGGGCAGCTCCTCGACCGCGGTGTTGATCGGCGGCCTGCTCATGCACGGACTCAGACCCGGGCCGGCGATGTTCGACGCCGACGGCGAACTGATGCTCACCTACACGATGCTGCTCGCGCTGCTCGTGGGCAACGTCGTCATCCTGCTGTTCGGGCTCTCGGCGGTGACCAGACTCGGCTACCTCACGAAGATCGACACCGACTACATCATCCCGATGGTCGTCGTGCTCTCGTTTCTGGGCACCTACGCGCTCCGGGTCAACCCCATCGACATCGCGACGATCATCGTCTTCGGCGTGATCGGCTTCTACATGGTCCGGTACAACTACTCGGTGATCGCGTTCGTCCTCGGGGTCGTCCTCGGGGATATCGCCGAGCAGAACCTCTACACGGCGTTGCAGATCTCCGACGGCTCGTTCATGATCTTCGTCAACCCGTTGGCGTACGGTCGGTGGCTCTCGCCGATCCTCGTGCTGGTGATCGCCGCGTTGCTGTTCGGGCCGTTCGTCAAGCGGACCCTCGATCGTGGCGACTGA
- a CDS encoding 50S ribosomal protein L21e yields MPKSKGPLRKTRKKLSNHPRERGTSPPQRAVAEFEEGQKVHLKLDPSVPDGRFHPRFSGRTGTVLGRQGAAYKVGVRDGGSEKTVIAKPAHLRAQTE; encoded by the coding sequence ATGCCGAAGTCCAAGGGACCTCTGCGGAAGACGCGGAAGAAGCTCTCGAACCACCCCCGCGAGCGGGGCACCTCGCCGCCACAGCGCGCGGTCGCCGAGTTCGAGGAGGGCCAGAAGGTCCACCTCAAACTCGACCCGAGCGTGCCCGACGGCCGGTTCCATCCCCGCTTCTCGGGCCGAACCGGCACCGTCCTCGGGAGGCAGGGCGCGGCCTACAAGGTCGGCGTCCGAGACGGGGGCAGCGAGAAGACGGTCATCGCGAAGCCCGCACACCTCCGCGCACAGACGGAATGA
- a CDS encoding 16S ribosomal RNA methyltransferase A, protein MRDPDGLLARAGVRGDPNRDQHFLVDDRVLDRLPGYATEAGMETDHVLEVGAGTGALTDRLLAVSERVTAVERDPALVEFLGREFATGIDEGRLALLAGDALSVDFPEYTLSISNLPYGISSPILFRLLPRERPLVVMVQREFAERMVAEPGTEEYGRLSVSAGHYATCEIVETVPREAFSPQPAVESAVVRTTPRDPEYEVRDDAFFLRFVKALFTQRRKTLRNAIRNTAHISGLSDPERLVDATEADLLGRRPGELAPATFAALAERALEVEGA, encoded by the coding sequence ATGAGAGATCCGGACGGGTTACTGGCGCGGGCGGGGGTCCGCGGCGACCCGAACAGGGACCAGCACTTCCTGGTCGACGACCGCGTACTCGACCGGCTCCCCGGCTACGCGACCGAGGCCGGGATGGAGACGGATCACGTCCTCGAGGTCGGTGCGGGCACCGGCGCGCTCACGGATCGGCTGCTCGCGGTCTCCGAACGCGTCACCGCGGTCGAGCGCGACCCGGCGCTCGTCGAGTTCCTCGGCCGGGAGTTCGCCACCGGGATCGACGAGGGGAGACTCGCCCTCCTCGCCGGCGACGCCCTCTCGGTCGACTTCCCCGAGTACACCCTCTCGATCTCGAACCTGCCCTATGGGATCTCGAGCCCGATCCTCTTCCGGCTGCTCCCGCGAGAGCGTCCGCTGGTCGTGATGGTCCAGCGCGAGTTCGCAGAGCGGATGGTCGCCGAGCCCGGTACCGAGGAGTACGGTCGACTCTCGGTCTCCGCGGGACACTACGCGACGTGTGAGATCGTCGAGACGGTGCCACGGGAGGCGTTCTCGCCGCAGCCGGCGGTCGAGAGCGCGGTCGTGCGGACGACCCCCCGCGATCCCGAGTACGAGGTGCGTGACGACGCCTTCTTCCTGCGGTTCGTGAAGGCGCTCTTTACCCAGCGACGCAAGACGCTCCGGAACGCGATCCGGAACACCGCGCACATCTCCGGGCTCTCCGATCCGGAGCGGCTCGTCGACGCCACCGAGGCGGACCTGCTCGGACGGCGTCCAGGCGAACTCGCCCCCGCGACGTTCGCGGCGCTCGCCGAACGCGCGCTGGAGGTCGAGGGGGCGTGA
- a CDS encoding cystathionine gamma-synthase: MDDREYAIETRAIHAGQEPDPETGALMTPIHANSTYEQDAPGEHRGYEYSRTGNPTRTDLEANLASLEGGEYGRAFSSGMGAINTVLNLLSAGDHVVSGNDVYGGTHRIFTGVYEEYDVEFSFVDMTDLEAIEDAMREETALLWLETPTNPLMSIVDVEAATEIAHDNGALCAIDNTFATPYLQRPLELGADIVCHSLTKYLGGHSDVIGGALVTDDADLDERIGFYQNAVGATPGPFDCFLVLRGTKTLPVRMDRHCENARVLAEWLDDRPDVDRVYYPGLADHPGHEIARTQMDDFGGMLSFELDGSLEQASAVVEGTEIFTLAESLGGVESLIEQPAPMTHAAIPREQRLAAGLSDSLIRVSVGVESEADLIRDLSRAIDRALA, encoded by the coding sequence ATGGACGACAGAGAGTACGCGATCGAGACTCGCGCGATCCACGCCGGCCAGGAGCCCGATCCCGAGACCGGCGCGCTGATGACGCCGATCCACGCCAATTCCACGTACGAACAGGACGCCCCCGGTGAGCACCGCGGCTACGAGTACTCCCGAACCGGCAACCCGACGCGGACGGACCTGGAGGCGAACCTCGCCTCGCTCGAGGGCGGCGAGTACGGCAGGGCGTTCTCCTCCGGAATGGGCGCGATCAACACCGTGTTGAACCTGCTCTCGGCGGGCGATCACGTCGTGAGCGGGAACGACGTCTACGGCGGCACCCACCGGATCTTCACGGGCGTCTACGAGGAGTACGACGTCGAGTTCTCGTTCGTCGATATGACCGATCTGGAGGCGATCGAGGACGCCATGCGCGAGGAGACCGCGCTGCTCTGGCTCGAGACCCCCACGAACCCGCTGATGTCGATCGTCGACGTCGAGGCGGCCACGGAGATCGCCCACGATAACGGCGCGCTCTGTGCGATCGACAACACGTTCGCGACGCCGTACCTCCAGCGTCCGCTCGAACTGGGTGCGGATATCGTCTGTCACTCGCTGACGAAGTACCTCGGCGGACACTCGGACGTGATCGGCGGCGCGCTCGTGACCGACGACGCCGACCTCGACGAGCGGATCGGCTTCTACCAGAACGCCGTCGGCGCGACCCCCGGCCCGTTCGACTGCTTTCTGGTGCTCCGCGGGACGAAGACCTTACCCGTGCGGATGGACCGTCACTGCGAGAACGCTCGCGTGCTCGCGGAGTGGCTCGACGACCGCCCGGACGTCGACCGCGTCTACTATCCAGGTCTCGCCGACCACCCGGGTCACGAGATAGCTCGAACGCAGATGGACGACTTCGGCGGGATGCTCTCGTTCGAACTCGACGGCAGCCTGGAGCAGGCGAGCGCCGTCGTCGAAGGTACGGAGATCTTCACGCTCGCGGAGAGCCTGGGGGGCGTCGAGAGCCTGATCGAACAGCCCGCCCCGATGACCCACGCGGCGATCCCGCGCGAACAGCGCCTCGCGGCGGGGCTCTCGGACAGCCTGATCCGGGTGAGCGTCGGTGTCGAGAGCGAGGCAGACCTGATCAGGGACCTCTCGCGCGCGATCGACCGAGCGCTCGCCTGA
- a CDS encoding mechanosensitive ion channel family protein has product MSELAAVLDSLSETVTTTAGRVAVTLALVLAVSLVGWLSTRLRRWIDDDVHNVLVDLAISAVVPAAFVLAGAISLGVWGQARAVESVFTTAGIGREAISQLVLTFLILAGTFVLVRSFHRLITDIFAEQEAISDHQTEVTYRVSQITTYVVAIVVVLGVWNVDLSGLLIGAGVLGVIVGMAAQQTLAAVLAGFVLMFSRPFEVGDWIEVEGGTEGITEGTVTDITMVSTRLRTFDGEHVVLPNNVISSQEIINRTREGRLRIGVPVGVDYEADLDHVSKTLKAAIERVDIALDVPAPRVVVTGFGDSSIDFHARVWIDKPSTRRRWRAKEGMIKEINAAFAREGIKIPYPQRELTGREESGGLRLANGESIRVGEVVTDRSNPDEEAERPPQTDGGDG; this is encoded by the coding sequence GTGAGCGAACTCGCTGCGGTCCTCGACTCGCTCTCGGAGACGGTGACGACGACGGCCGGACGGGTGGCGGTGACGCTCGCGTTGGTGCTGGCCGTTTCGCTGGTCGGCTGGCTCTCGACCCGGCTCAGACGCTGGATCGACGACGACGTCCACAACGTCCTGGTCGATCTGGCGATCTCGGCGGTGGTCCCGGCGGCGTTCGTCCTGGCGGGGGCGATCTCACTCGGGGTCTGGGGACAGGCCCGGGCGGTCGAGTCGGTGTTCACGACCGCCGGGATCGGCCGCGAGGCGATCAGCCAGCTCGTCCTCACCTTCCTGATCCTCGCCGGGACGTTCGTCCTCGTCCGCTCGTTCCACCGGCTGATCACCGACATCTTCGCCGAGCAGGAGGCGATCAGCGACCACCAGACGGAGGTCACCTACCGCGTCTCACAGATCACGACGTACGTCGTCGCGATCGTCGTCGTCCTCGGGGTGTGGAACGTCGACCTGAGCGGGCTGCTGATCGGGGCGGGCGTCCTCGGCGTGATCGTCGGGATGGCCGCCCAGCAGACGCTCGCGGCGGTGCTCGCCGGCTTCGTCCTGATGTTCTCCCGGCCGTTCGAGGTCGGCGACTGGATCGAGGTCGAAGGCGGCACCGAGGGGATCACCGAGGGGACGGTCACGGACATCACGATGGTGAGCACGCGGCTCCGGACGTTCGACGGCGAGCACGTCGTCCTGCCGAACAACGTGATCAGCTCGCAGGAGATCATCAACCGAACGAGGGAAGGGAGGCTCCGGATCGGCGTCCCGGTAGGCGTGGACTACGAGGCCGACCTGGATCACGTCTCGAAGACGCTGAAGGCGGCGATCGAACGGGTGGACATCGCCCTCGACGTGCCCGCCCCGCGGGTCGTCGTCACCGGCTTCGGCGACTCCTCGATCGACTTCCACGCTAGGGTCTGGATCGACAAACCGAGCACTAGACGGCGCTGGCGCGCGAAGGAGGGGATGATAAAGGAGATCAACGCCGCGTTCGCCCGCGAGGGGATCAAGATCCCGTACCCACAGCGCGAGCTCACCGGGCGCGAGGAGAGCGGCGGGCTCAGACTGGCGAACGGCGAGTCGATCCGGGTCGGCGAGGTGGTCACCGACCGATCGAACCCCGACGAGGAGGCCGAGCGGCCGCCACAGACCGACGGCGGGGACGGATGA
- a CDS encoding amidase: MARELTSLTAAGLARRIRDGEVSPTEVVEAFLDRIHDRNDRTNAFVTITDELAREMAQEAERAIADGDPLGPLHGVPIAIKDLDDVEGVRTTSGSLLFEDRVADSDSPYVARLKAAGAVVVGKTNTPEFGLGTTTDNRVVGPTGTPFDPTRVSGGSSGGAGAALGDMLVPLAPGSDVGGSIRTPASFCGVYGLKPSYGLIPSVGRPNGFASSTPFSHKGPMARTVEDAALSLDVMAGFHPRDPFSIPKQEEYSAALARPIDEMKIAYSPGMGTYPVSPDVRDVLDDAVSAFEQAGATVDSVDPDLGHSREEILTAFYTMATVRWQSLFDDLEDQGFDPRGEDRDRLRPYLVDLIMDTEEPTLREYVRADVVRTRVFDGVEDLFGEYDLLATATLATTPFPHGEEPEEIDGIEIEPLRGWVLTQPYNFTGHPAASIPAGFVDGLPVGMQIAGKRYADDEVIAASAAIERQRPWYDEYPE; this comes from the coding sequence ATGGCCAGGGAACTCACGAGTCTGACCGCTGCCGGTCTCGCACGACGGATCCGGGACGGCGAGGTCTCGCCTACGGAGGTCGTCGAAGCGTTTCTTGATCGAATACACGATCGTAACGACCGGACGAACGCGTTCGTCACCATCACGGACGAACTGGCCCGCGAAATGGCCCAGGAGGCCGAACGTGCGATCGCGGACGGTGATCCACTCGGACCGCTTCACGGAGTTCCCATCGCGATCAAGGACCTCGACGATGTCGAGGGTGTCCGGACGACCTCGGGATCATTGCTCTTCGAGGACCGCGTCGCTGACTCGGATTCGCCGTACGTGGCCCGGCTCAAGGCGGCAGGAGCCGTCGTCGTCGGGAAAACGAATACGCCCGAGTTCGGGCTCGGAACGACGACGGACAATCGCGTCGTTGGACCGACGGGGACACCCTTCGATCCGACCCGAGTCTCCGGAGGATCATCGGGAGGGGCTGGGGCAGCACTCGGTGATATGTTAGTTCCGCTCGCACCGGGATCGGACGTGGGCGGTTCGATCCGTACTCCCGCGAGTTTCTGTGGTGTGTATGGATTGAAACCCAGCTACGGGCTGATACCGAGCGTTGGCCGCCCGAACGGGTTCGCAAGCTCCACGCCGTTCTCGCATAAGGGACCGATGGCTCGGACGGTCGAAGATGCAGCCCTATCGCTGGACGTGATGGCGGGCTTCCATCCGCGCGATCCCTTCTCGATACCGAAACAGGAGGAGTACTCGGCCGCCCTCGCCCGTCCGATCGATGAGATGAAGATAGCCTACAGCCCAGGGATGGGTACCTATCCCGTCAGTCCCGACGTCCGTGACGTTCTTGACGATGCAGTTTCGGCGTTCGAGCAGGCGGGTGCGACTGTCGATTCGGTCGATCCCGATCTGGGGCACAGTCGAGAGGAGATCTTGACTGCGTTCTACACGATGGCGACGGTCCGGTGGCAGTCGCTGTTCGACGATTTAGAGGATCAAGGGTTCGATCCGCGAGGAGAAGACCGTGATCGTCTACGGCCGTACCTCGTCGACCTGATCATGGACACAGAAGAGCCGACCCTGCGGGAGTACGTGCGCGCGGACGTCGTCCGGACTCGCGTTTTCGACGGAGTAGAAGATCTCTTCGGGGAGTATGATCTCCTCGCGACCGCGACGCTCGCGACGACTCCGTTCCCGCATGGTGAGGAGCCCGAGGAGATCGATGGCATCGAAATCGAGCCACTCCGCGGATGGGTGCTCACTCAGCCGTATAACTTCACCGGGCATCCGGCAGCCTCGATTCCGGCTGGTTTCGTCGACGGGTTGCCTGTCGGGATGCAGATCGCGGGCAAGCGATACGCTGACGACGAAGTGATCGCGGCCAGTGCTGCCATTGAACGTCAACGACCGTGGTACGACGAATATCCCGAATGA
- a CDS encoding tripartite tricarboxylate transporter substrate-binding protein: MQRRTFLRYAGTGSATSAVLLAGCTDDDDDDDVDPADDDADVEDDADDADPADDADEPEDDADEAPDIDFPEDDLTWMIPWSEGGGTDTYARQLQPLMEDPLGVSVAIDNREGAGSMLGTEWLVQQEPDGHTFGTVNSAGAHFTWRANEIDDWHIEDDLAPFAYSGIFGYTLIVNNDAADEAGIDDFASLRDAYADGEISGFGFQGVGSDSHLTTLLLRDQYDLEYDTSVPYDGGGPTMEAVISGEVAAGFATNTSAVNAEESGEATAIVNLTDTDFDDAFEQELDPIADYGDSLAWITEFHLTQHAPAGTDEEILDVLSEAVREAAEHEETQEWSEDTGNIVEYGDRADAEELWNGIVDEMESQVDDAIGGFDEFLQLVEDES; this comes from the coding sequence ATGCAACGGAGAACGTTCCTGAGGTACGCCGGCACCGGATCAGCGACCTCCGCAGTCCTGCTGGCAGGCTGTACCGACGACGATGACGACGACGACGTCGATCCTGCCGACGACGACGCGGACGTCGAGGACGATGCCGACGACGCCGACCCCGCGGACGACGCGGACGAACCCGAGGACGACGCCGACGAGGCACCGGACATCGACTTCCCGGAGGACGACCTCACGTGGATGATCCCGTGGTCCGAAGGCGGCGGCACCGACACGTACGCCCGTCAGCTCCAGCCGCTGATGGAGGACCCCCTCGGCGTCTCGGTCGCGATCGACAACCGCGAGGGCGCCGGCAGCATGCTCGGCACCGAGTGGCTCGTCCAGCAGGAGCCCGACGGCCACACGTTCGGGACGGTCAACAGCGCCGGAGCGCACTTCACATGGCGCGCGAACGAGATCGACGACTGGCACATCGAGGACGACCTCGCACCGTTCGCCTACTCCGGGATCTTCGGCTACACGCTGATCGTCAACAACGACGCCGCCGACGAGGCTGGTATCGACGACTTCGCCTCGCTGCGCGACGCGTACGCAGACGGCGAGATCAGCGGCTTCGGCTTCCAGGGCGTCGGCAGCGACAGTCACCTGACGACGCTGCTGCTGAGAGACCAGTACGACCTCGAGTACGACACGTCGGTCCCCTACGACGGCGGCGGACCGACGATGGAGGCGGTCATCTCCGGCGAGGTCGCCGCGGGCTTCGCGACCAACACCTCCGCGGTCAACGCCGAGGAGTCCGGCGAGGCGACGGCGATCGTCAACCTCACCGACACCGACTTCGACGACGCCTTCGAGCAGGAGCTCGACCCGATCGCCGACTACGGCGACAGCCTCGCGTGGATCACGGAGTTCCACCTCACCCAGCACGCCCCCGCCGGGACCGACGAGGAGATCCTCGACGTGCTCTCGGAGGCGGTCCGCGAGGCGGCCGAACACGAAGAGACCCAGGAGTGGTCCGAGGACACCGGTAACATCGTCGAGTACGGCGACCGCGCGGACGCAGAGGAGCTCTGGAACGGCATCGTCGACGAGATGGAGAGCCAGGTCGACGACGCCATCGGCGGCTTCGACGAGTTCCTCCAGCTGGTCGAAGACGAGAGCTGA
- a CDS encoding RNA polymerase Rpb4 family protein yields MTIFKEIIDEEYLTISETKALLSEIEQERALDEERELRYELARAIEHVNRFTVLDPEDSRALVADLRELESVDEPIAYKIADLLPRDRDELRSIYAQERYSLSGEELDEILDVVAGYV; encoded by the coding sequence ATGACGATCTTCAAGGAGATCATCGACGAGGAGTACCTCACGATCTCGGAGACGAAGGCGCTGCTCTCGGAGATCGAACAGGAGCGTGCGCTGGACGAGGAGCGCGAGCTGCGCTACGAACTCGCCCGTGCGATCGAGCACGTCAACCGCTTTACCGTCCTCGACCCGGAGGACTCGCGCGCCCTCGTCGCCGACCTCCGCGAGCTGGAGAGCGTCGACGAGCCGATCGCCTACAAGATCGCGGACCTGCTCCCGCGGGACCGCGACGAGCTGCGCTCGATCTACGCTCAGGAGCGCTACTCGCTGTCGGGCGAGGAGCTCGACGAGATCCTCGACGTCGTCGCCGGCTACGTCTGA